The proteins below are encoded in one region of Telopea speciosissima isolate NSW1024214 ecotype Mountain lineage chromosome 10, Tspe_v1, whole genome shotgun sequence:
- the LOC122643627 gene encoding uncharacterized protein LOC122643627 — MSLGHGLLNIPKLSGENYRSWNEDLEVYLCLRDLDLCLREPKPADLTPANTWAEKTELEKWETANRKCLKVIKHAIPETMKDSITMKVTATEYLEAIRVKFESSKKAQSGDLMSKLTTTKFDGNDSTREHLLGLVALGNKIRELEINFDDDFLVTIALNSLPGQYKHLHGTYNALKDKWSMDESITVVGQEEARMNRDKIESANLTQGKGSSSRGPHRNHKRFSKRGRFAPYRTGLGRGFTSRRVPSKSEVTVFVGNGAEVEVKAIGTVRLYLKSDSTNNFIDLKDVVFIPSMRKNLISVFRLVSDGYSVVFNKVGFTLLLNSVVVDSGYCSDGLYRLNCISSWVMNVGTKRQLMDEKSPGKMTSSTKKDAFRHSEALDLIHIDICRPFPTPALGGQRYFITFIDEWSRYGYIFLLAEKANVLNTFMIFKAEVELFHSRKIKSVRSDRGGEYYGRVDDTGQLLGPFAKYLQEQGIAPQYSMPSTP, encoded by the exons ATGTCTCTTGGTCATGGTTTATTGAACATTCCCAAGCTTTCTGGTGAAAATTATAGAAGTTGGAATGAGGATTTGGAGGTCTATCTTTGCCTTAGGGACCTAGATCTTTGTCTGAGAGAGCCTAAGCCTGCAGATCTCACCCCAGCCAATACTTGGGCTGAGAAGACTGAACTTGAGAAGTGGGAAACTGCAAATAGGAAGTGCCTAAAAGTTATAAAGCATGCTATCCCAGAAACAATGAAAGATAGCATCACTATGAAGGTAACTGCTACTGAGTACTTGGAGGCTATTAGGGTAAAATTTGAATCATCCAAGAAAGCTCAATCAGGTGACTTGATGAGCAAGCTGACCACTACCAAATTTGATGGAAACGACAGTACCAGGGAACATCTTTTAGGACTTGTTGCCTTAGGAAATAAGATTAGGGAGTTGGAAATTAACTTTGATGACGACTTCCTAGTGACTATAGCACTCAACTCACTTCCAGGGCAGTACAAGCACCTTCATGGAACCTACAATGCCTTGAAGGATAAATGGAGTATGGATGAGTCAATCACTGTAGTTGGGCAGGAAGAGGCAAGAATGAACAGGGACAAGATTGAAAGTGCCAATCTCACACAGGGTAAGGGGTCCTCATCTAGAGGACCTCACAGGAATCACAAGAGGTTTTCCAAGAGAGGCAGATTTGCACCATACCGGACTGGGCTGGGCAGG GGGTTCACAAGTAGGAGGGTACCAAGCAAGAGTGAGGTGACGGTGTTCGTCGGGAATGGAGCGGAAGTGGAAGTGAAAGCCATAGGAACTGTTAGATTATATTTAAAATCAGACAGTACAAACAATTTTATAGATTTAAAGGATGTAGTTTTTATTCCCTCAATGAGGAagaatttgatttcagttttccGACTAGTTTCAGATGGATATTCTGTTGTTTTCAATAAAGTTGGCTTCACTCTACTTTTGAATTCTGTGGTTGTTGATTCTGGCTATTGTTCTGATGGTTTGTATAGACTGAACTGTATCTCCTCTTGGGTTATGAACGTTGGCACTAAACGCCAACTTATGGATGAGAAATCTCCT GGGAAGATGACTTCTTCTACCAAGAAGGATGCATTTCGTCATAGTGAGGCCCTAGATCTCATCCACATAGATATATGCAGACCTTTCCCAACTCCAGCACTTGGAGGCCAACGTTACTTTATTACTTTCATAGATGAATGGTCTCGATACGGTTATATTTTCTTACTTGCTGAGAAAGCAAATGTGTTGAACACCTTTATGATCTTCAAGGCTGAAGTGGAACTCTTCCATAGTAGAAAGATAAAATCTGTCAGGTCTGATAGGGGTGGTGAATATTATGGAAGAGTCGATGATACAGGACAGCTACTTGGACCTTTTGCCAAATATCTACAGGAGCAGGGGATAGCTCCACAGTACTCTATGCCAAGcacaccataa